A single region of the Lineus longissimus chromosome 14, tnLinLong1.2, whole genome shotgun sequence genome encodes:
- the LOC135499201 gene encoding uncharacterized protein F54H12.2-like produces MMQVGSCECTNNDLELFSLPPTLTSIEKSQHIEYLPLGSLTDDTPIEFFVSNRGDEYIDLAKTYLYLELKVTKADGTDLEENAKVGPVNNLLHTLFSQIDLSLNGQLVISANNTYPYRAYIETLLSYGEEAKKSQLQAGLWYADEPGKFEKVDPTAADTNSGFKTRAKFIAKSRQLDLFGRLHLDLCHQNRYLLNGVDMKIRLNRTKNTFFLMSDLGTEVTKITKAILLVQHVKPNPAVLTAHAKALNTTNARYPIRRVEVKTFSVNTGTQTITRDNVFLGQVPRRVIVFMTENAAQVGAKNKNPFNLKHNDLNFISIEANSRTYPAQPLTPAFGTKNNYIQSYMTMFSETGKIHDDNGNDITRESYRKGYTLWVFDLSPDREDGNHVNLVKEGNLRLDLKFAEALTETMSVFVYAEFDNVIEIDRARNIIKDFQ; encoded by the coding sequence ATGATGCAAGTTGGCTCCTGTGAATGCACAAACAATGACCTTGAATTATTTTCCTTACCGCCAACGCTTACAAGCATTGAAAAGTCGCAGCACATCGAATATTTACCTCTAGGATCGCTTACCGATGATACGCCTATCGAATTTTTTGTCTCTAATCGCGGAGATGAATACATTGATTTGGCCAAGACGTATCTTTATCTCGAACTCAAAGTAACCAAGGCTGATGGTACTGATCTGGAAGAAAATGCAAAGGTTGGACCTGTCAACAATCTGCTGCACACCTTATTCAGTCAGATTGATTTATCCTTAAACGGGCAATTGGTCATATCTGCTAATAACACATACCCGTATAGGGCCTACATTGAAACGTTGCTGTCCTATGGCGAAGAAGCCAAGAAAAGTCAACTTCAGGCCGGTCTATGGTATGCTGACGAGCCCGGTAAATTTGAAAAGGTCGATCCTACAGCAGCTGACACTAACAGCGGCTTCAAAACAAGGGCCAAATTTATCGCCAAAAGCAGACAACTTGATTTGTTTGGCAGATTGCATCTTGATTTGTGCCATCAAAATCGTTACTTACTCAATGGCGTGGACATGAAAATAAGATTGAATCGCACGAAAAACACATTCTTTCTCATGTCAGATCTCGGCACTGAGGTGACTAAGATTACGAAAGCCATCCTTTTAGTGCAGCATGTTAAACCCAACCCAGCTGTCTTAACTGCACACGCTAAAGCTCTAAACACTACAAATGCAAGGTATCCCATACGAAGGGTCGAAGTAAAGACATTTTCGGTGAACACGGGCACACAAACTATCACTAGAGACAACGTGTTTTTGGGGCAAGTTCCTAGGAGAGTGATTGTTTTCATGACCGAAAATGCTGCTCAGGTGGGCGCAAAGAATAAAAACCCATTCAATCTGAAGCACAATGATCTCAATTTCATCAGCATCGAGGCGAATAGCAGGACGTATCCGGCACAGCCACTGACCCCTGCTTTTGGCACTAAGAACAATTATATCCAATCATACATGACCATGTTCAGCGAAACCGGGAAGATTCACGATGACAACGGCAACGACATCACACGTGAAAGCTACAGAAAAGGTTACACTCTCTGGGTATTTGATCTGTCACCCGATAGGGAAGACGGCAATCACGTTAACCTCGTTAAGGAAGGAAATCTCCGCTTAGATCTGAAATTCGCTGAAGCCTTGACAGAAACTATGTCCGTTTTCGTTTATGCGGAATTCGATAACGTCATAGAAATTGATAGGGCCAGAAACATCATCAAGGATTTCCAATGA
- the LOC135499144 gene encoding uncharacterized protein LOC135499144 encodes MSSPVLDTTICPNHRYKLSLSWNQQRRCQHPLHQPSKTSRKPRKDGGSVHRVMSREIYIKWGVFVPVGSALCKGCEAKHRVSVANVEPEVEPAPMDTESAVASSSVQPADALENPADGTEGQI; translated from the exons atgagttctccagttctggacaccacaatatgcccgaaccaccgatacaagttgagtttatcatggaatcagcaaaggagatgccagcacccacttcatcaaccctctaaaacaagtcggaagcccagaaaagatggtggttcagttcatcgagtgatgtctcgggaaatatacatcaagtggggagtttttgtcccagttggctcag ctctgtgtaaaggatgtgaggctaaacatcgagtatctgtggcaaatgtagaaccagaagtagaaccagcacccatggatacagag tccgctgttgcctcttcctctgttcaaccagccgacgccttagaaaacccagcagacgggacagaagggcaaatttga